In Oryzias melastigma strain HK-1 linkage group LG16, ASM292280v2, whole genome shotgun sequence, a single genomic region encodes these proteins:
- the celf3b gene encoding CUGBP Elav-like family member 3 isoform X3, whose translation MNRPIQVKPADSEGRGEDRKLFVGMLGKQQTDEDVRRLFEPFGTIDECTVLRGPDGTSKGCAFVKFQGHAEAQAAINSLHGSRTMPGASSSLVVKFADTEKERGLRRMQQVASQLGIFSPMTLNFPAYNAYTQAVNAQLVQHQALVAQSAYLSPVATVAAVQMQQMAALNANGIIATPITPITPSSGTNTPPAIAATPVPALPPPIGMNGYSSVPAPTNGQQTETLYTNGVPQYQAQSPAALDPLQQAYAGMQHYTAAYPAAYGLVGQPFPQQQTLVAQQHQQPQQQQQREGPEGCNIFIYHLPQEFSDSEMLQMFLPFGNVISAKVFVDRATNQSKCFGFVSFDNPASAQAAIQAMNGFQIGMKRLKVQLKRPKDANRPY comes from the exons ATGAATCGGCCAATCCAAGTTAAGCCAGCTGACAGCGAGGGTCGAGGGG AAGACAGGAAATTGTTTGTAGGCATGCTGGGAAAGCAACAGACCGATGAGGATGTCAGAAGGCTGTTTGAGCCCTTTGGCACCATAGATGAGTGTACTGTTTTGAGAGGACCAGATGGCACAAGCAAAG GGTGTGCTTTTGTGAAGTTCCAAGGACACGCGGAAGCTCAGGCTGCCATCAACAGCTTGCATGGGAGTCGCACGATGCCT GGAGCCTCATCCAGTCTGGTGGTGAAGTTTGCTGACACGGAAAAGGAGCGAGGGCTGAGGAGGATGCAGCAGGTGGCCTCCCAACTGGGCATCTTCAGCCCCATGACCCTCAACTTCCCTGCCTACAACGCATACACACAGGCCGTCAATGCACAG CTCGTTCAACATCAGGCCTTGGTTGCGCAGTCAGCGTACTTGTCTCCTGTGGCAACAGTGGCTGCGGTACAGATGCAGCAGATGGCCGCGCTCAACGCCAACGGAATCATCGCCACACCCATTACACCCATAACACCATCCTCGG GTACAAACACCCCACCAGCTATTGCTGCAACCCCTGTGCCCGCTCTCCCACCACCAATTGGAATGAATGGCTACAGCAGCGTGCCAGCTCCCACCAATGGacaacaaacagaaactttatACACCAATGGTGTTCCCCAATATCAAG CTCAAAGTCCAGCAGCCTTGGATCCATTACAGCAAGCCTATGCAGGCATGCAGCACTACACAG CGGCGTATCCTGCTGCCTACGGATTGGTTGGCCAGCCGTTTCCTCAACAGCAAACACTAGTTGCCCAGCAACACCAGCAGCCTCAGCAACAGCAGCAACGAGAAG GTCCAGAGGGATGTAACATCTTCATCTACCACCTGCCTCAGGAGTTTAGTGACTCTGAGATGCTGCAGATGTTCCTGCCCTTTGGCAATGTCATATCGGCCAAGGTGTTTGTGGACCGTGCCACCAACCAGAGCAAATGCTTTG GATTTGTGAGTTTTGACAACCCAGCCAGCGCCCAGGCAGCTATCCAGGCTATGAATGGCTTCCAGATTGGCATGAAGAGACTCAAAGTGCAGCTCAAGAGGCCAAAAGATGCCAATCGTCCATACTGA
- the celf3b gene encoding CUGBP Elav-like family member 3 isoform X2 — protein sequence MKEADAIKLFVGQIPRNLEEKDLKPIFEQFGKIYELTVIKDKYTGMHKGCAFLTYCARESALKAQSALHEQKTLPGMNRPIQVKPADSEGRGDRKLFVGMLGKQQTDEDVRRLFEPFGTIDECTVLRGPDGTSKGCAFVKFQGHAEAQAAINSLHGSRTMPGASSSLVVKFADTEKERGLRRMQQVASQLGIFSPMTLNFPAYNAYTQAVNAQLVQHQALVAQSAYLSPVATVAAVQMQQMAALNANGIIATPITPITPSSGTNTPPAIAATPVPALPPPIGMNGYSSVPAPTNGQQTETLYTNGVPQYQAQSPAALDPLQQAYAGMQHYTAAYPAAYGLVGQPFPQQQTLVAQQHQQPQQQQQREGPEGCNIFIYHLPQEFSDSEMLQMFLPFGNVISAKVFVDRATNQSKCFGFVSFDNPASAQAAIQAMNGFQIGMKRLKVQLKRPKDANRPY from the exons ATGAAGGAGGCTGACGCCATCAAACTGTTTGTGGGGCAGATTCCCCGGAATCTGGAAGAGAAGGACCTCAAACCCATTTTTGAGCAGTTTGGCAAGATCTATGAGCTAACTGTGATTAAGGACAAATACACGGGAATGCACAAAG GATGTGCATTTCTGACGTACTGTGCGAGAGAGTCAGCGCTGAAAGCCCAGAGCGCTCTTCATGAGCAGAAAACACTGCCGGGG ATGAATCGGCCAATCCAAGTTAAGCCAGCTGACAGCGAGGGTCGAGGGG ACAGGAAATTGTTTGTAGGCATGCTGGGAAAGCAACAGACCGATGAGGATGTCAGAAGGCTGTTTGAGCCCTTTGGCACCATAGATGAGTGTACTGTTTTGAGAGGACCAGATGGCACAAGCAAAG GGTGTGCTTTTGTGAAGTTCCAAGGACACGCGGAAGCTCAGGCTGCCATCAACAGCTTGCATGGGAGTCGCACGATGCCT GGAGCCTCATCCAGTCTGGTGGTGAAGTTTGCTGACACGGAAAAGGAGCGAGGGCTGAGGAGGATGCAGCAGGTGGCCTCCCAACTGGGCATCTTCAGCCCCATGACCCTCAACTTCCCTGCCTACAACGCATACACACAGGCCGTCAATGCACAG CTCGTTCAACATCAGGCCTTGGTTGCGCAGTCAGCGTACTTGTCTCCTGTGGCAACAGTGGCTGCGGTACAGATGCAGCAGATGGCCGCGCTCAACGCCAACGGAATCATCGCCACACCCATTACACCCATAACACCATCCTCGG GTACAAACACCCCACCAGCTATTGCTGCAACCCCTGTGCCCGCTCTCCCACCACCAATTGGAATGAATGGCTACAGCAGCGTGCCAGCTCCCACCAATGGacaacaaacagaaactttatACACCAATGGTGTTCCCCAATATCAAG CTCAAAGTCCAGCAGCCTTGGATCCATTACAGCAAGCCTATGCAGGCATGCAGCACTACACAG CGGCGTATCCTGCTGCCTACGGATTGGTTGGCCAGCCGTTTCCTCAACAGCAAACACTAGTTGCCCAGCAACACCAGCAGCCTCAGCAACAGCAGCAACGAGAAG GTCCAGAGGGATGTAACATCTTCATCTACCACCTGCCTCAGGAGTTTAGTGACTCTGAGATGCTGCAGATGTTCCTGCCCTTTGGCAATGTCATATCGGCCAAGGTGTTTGTGGACCGTGCCACCAACCAGAGCAAATGCTTTG GATTTGTGAGTTTTGACAACCCAGCCAGCGCCCAGGCAGCTATCCAGGCTATGAATGGCTTCCAGATTGGCATGAAGAGACTCAAAGTGCAGCTCAAGAGGCCAAAAGATGCCAATCGTCCATACTGA
- the celf3b gene encoding CUGBP Elav-like family member 3 isoform X1, protein MKEADAIKLFVGQIPRNLEEKDLKPIFEQFGKIYELTVIKDKYTGMHKGCAFLTYCARESALKAQSALHEQKTLPGMNRPIQVKPADSEGRGEDRKLFVGMLGKQQTDEDVRRLFEPFGTIDECTVLRGPDGTSKGCAFVKFQGHAEAQAAINSLHGSRTMPGASSSLVVKFADTEKERGLRRMQQVASQLGIFSPMTLNFPAYNAYTQAVNAQLVQHQALVAQSAYLSPVATVAAVQMQQMAALNANGIIATPITPITPSSGTNTPPAIAATPVPALPPPIGMNGYSSVPAPTNGQQTETLYTNGVPQYQAQSPAALDPLQQAYAGMQHYTAAYPAAYGLVGQPFPQQQTLVAQQHQQPQQQQQREGPEGCNIFIYHLPQEFSDSEMLQMFLPFGNVISAKVFVDRATNQSKCFGFVSFDNPASAQAAIQAMNGFQIGMKRLKVQLKRPKDANRPY, encoded by the exons ATGAAGGAGGCTGACGCCATCAAACTGTTTGTGGGGCAGATTCCCCGGAATCTGGAAGAGAAGGACCTCAAACCCATTTTTGAGCAGTTTGGCAAGATCTATGAGCTAACTGTGATTAAGGACAAATACACGGGAATGCACAAAG GATGTGCATTTCTGACGTACTGTGCGAGAGAGTCAGCGCTGAAAGCCCAGAGCGCTCTTCATGAGCAGAAAACACTGCCGGGG ATGAATCGGCCAATCCAAGTTAAGCCAGCTGACAGCGAGGGTCGAGGGG AAGACAGGAAATTGTTTGTAGGCATGCTGGGAAAGCAACAGACCGATGAGGATGTCAGAAGGCTGTTTGAGCCCTTTGGCACCATAGATGAGTGTACTGTTTTGAGAGGACCAGATGGCACAAGCAAAG GGTGTGCTTTTGTGAAGTTCCAAGGACACGCGGAAGCTCAGGCTGCCATCAACAGCTTGCATGGGAGTCGCACGATGCCT GGAGCCTCATCCAGTCTGGTGGTGAAGTTTGCTGACACGGAAAAGGAGCGAGGGCTGAGGAGGATGCAGCAGGTGGCCTCCCAACTGGGCATCTTCAGCCCCATGACCCTCAACTTCCCTGCCTACAACGCATACACACAGGCCGTCAATGCACAG CTCGTTCAACATCAGGCCTTGGTTGCGCAGTCAGCGTACTTGTCTCCTGTGGCAACAGTGGCTGCGGTACAGATGCAGCAGATGGCCGCGCTCAACGCCAACGGAATCATCGCCACACCCATTACACCCATAACACCATCCTCGG GTACAAACACCCCACCAGCTATTGCTGCAACCCCTGTGCCCGCTCTCCCACCACCAATTGGAATGAATGGCTACAGCAGCGTGCCAGCTCCCACCAATGGacaacaaacagaaactttatACACCAATGGTGTTCCCCAATATCAAG CTCAAAGTCCAGCAGCCTTGGATCCATTACAGCAAGCCTATGCAGGCATGCAGCACTACACAG CGGCGTATCCTGCTGCCTACGGATTGGTTGGCCAGCCGTTTCCTCAACAGCAAACACTAGTTGCCCAGCAACACCAGCAGCCTCAGCAACAGCAGCAACGAGAAG GTCCAGAGGGATGTAACATCTTCATCTACCACCTGCCTCAGGAGTTTAGTGACTCTGAGATGCTGCAGATGTTCCTGCCCTTTGGCAATGTCATATCGGCCAAGGTGTTTGTGGACCGTGCCACCAACCAGAGCAAATGCTTTG GATTTGTGAGTTTTGACAACCCAGCCAGCGCCCAGGCAGCTATCCAGGCTATGAATGGCTTCCAGATTGGCATGAAGAGACTCAAAGTGCAGCTCAAGAGGCCAAAAGATGCCAATCGTCCATACTGA